One Tolypothrix sp. PCC 7910 genomic window carries:
- a CDS encoding GlsB/YeaQ/YmgE family stress response membrane protein: protein MNIIAWIVLGLIAGAIAKAIYPGHQGGGILGTILLGIIGAFVGGSLGVFFNTGTFTLAASTLNVPGILVAVLGAIVAIFLWNLLNRSSAV from the coding sequence ATGAATATTATTGCTTGGATTGTTTTAGGTCTAATTGCTGGTGCTATTGCAAAAGCTATCTACCCTGGTCATCAAGGTGGCGGCATCTTAGGAACAATTCTTTTAGGAATCATTGGTGCTTTTGTAGGCGGTAGTTTGGGTGTATTCTTCAATACAGGAACCTTTACTTTAGCGGCTTCAACTCTTAACGTTCCCGGTATTTTAGTAGCAGTTCTGGGTGCAATCGTCGCCATTTTCTTGTGGAACTTGCTAAATCGCAGCAGTGCTGTGTAA
- a CDS encoding aryl-sulfate sulfotransferase: MMSSGAIALPSVFPTGTTLYDPKRAYNSYVLFSAPDGNTHLVDMNGNEVHSWNKFGFPAEMIDPAQNGGAKGHILLQLKNGSSPFGNIFANQEVGELDWKGAVVWRYGNQALGKNLRQNHDINRLPNGNTLLVTTVDRVVAGVSNRPIADQQIVEVSRDGQVVWSWTVGDHIDEFGITDQGRKLLRQLYQEGDQGFGFLTINNMQPIGPNRWFDAGDRRFAPDNIVIDSREASFIAIIDKQTGKIVWRLGPDYGSGADNKEKSVASASALTKFSLAIPRPVDQTSGQHDAHIIPQGLPGAGNLLVFDNEGPSGFPPNPLSLEVGSRILEIDPQQKTIVWQYSGIDSDQPPWGFYSSFISSARRLPNGNTLIDEGMNGRLFQVTPSGEIVWEYINPYNGRQNIGFDREVSTNWVYRAQPIPYDWVPDGTPHQEDAIAPPKKYPNHPI; the protein is encoded by the coding sequence ATGATGTCAAGCGGGGCGATCGCACTCCCAAGCGTTTTTCCTACTGGAACAACCCTCTACGACCCTAAGCGAGCCTACAACAGTTATGTATTGTTCAGCGCTCCGGACGGGAACACTCATCTTGTAGATATGAACGGGAACGAAGTTCACAGTTGGAACAAGTTCGGTTTCCCAGCGGAGATGATCGACCCGGCCCAGAACGGCGGTGCAAAAGGGCATATCCTACTTCAACTCAAAAACGGTTCCTCCCCGTTCGGCAACATCTTTGCCAATCAGGAGGTGGGTGAACTCGATTGGAAAGGCGCAGTGGTCTGGCGCTACGGGAATCAAGCTCTGGGAAAAAACCTGCGTCAGAATCACGACATCAATCGTCTGCCCAACGGCAATACGCTCCTCGTCACTACTGTTGATCGCGTTGTTGCAGGGGTCAGCAATCGACCCATTGCCGATCAACAAATTGTTGAAGTCTCTCGTGATGGACAGGTGGTATGGAGCTGGACGGTTGGGGATCATATTGATGAATTTGGCATTACTGACCAAGGGCGGAAGCTGCTGCGTCAGTTATATCAAGAAGGCGATCAGGGATTTGGATTTTTGACCATCAACAATATGCAGCCGATTGGGCCGAATCGATGGTTTGATGCTGGAGATCGGCGTTTTGCCCCAGATAACATTGTGATTGACTCCCGCGAAGCCAGCTTTATTGCCATCATCGATAAGCAAACGGGCAAAATTGTCTGGCGACTTGGCCCAGATTATGGGAGTGGTGCAGACAACAAAGAAAAGTCTGTTGCGAGTGCTTCTGCCCTGACCAAGTTTAGCCTTGCTATTCCCCGACCTGTGGATCAAACCAGTGGACAGCACGATGCCCACATCATTCCTCAGGGCTTGCCTGGTGCCGGAAATCTTCTGGTTTTTGACAATGAGGGGCCTTCGGGGTTTCCACCCAATCCACTAAGTTTAGAAGTGGGTTCGCGAATTCTGGAGATTGACCCGCAACAAAAAACTATCGTCTGGCAGTATAGCGGCATCGATTCAGACCAGCCTCCCTGGGGATTCTACAGCTCGTTTATCTCCAGCGCTCGACGGCTCCCCAATGGGAATACGTTAATTGACGAGGGTATGAACGGACGTTTATTTCAGGTAACTCCATCCGGTGAAATCGTATGGGAGTATATCAATCCCTACAATGGTCGCCAGAACATTGGTTTTGACCGAGAAGTTTCAACCAATTGGGTCTACAGGGCACAGCCGATTCCCTACGACTGGGTGCCAGACGGGACTCCACATCAGGAAGATGCGATCGCACCTCCAAAGAAATACCCCAATCACCCCATCTAA
- a CDS encoding hydrogenase maturation nickel metallochaperone HypA: MPKIKECDRCLFCAHDPYIVCAVHPGGPASDTCLDFREDPELEGKQFVDFLGIGESNEQDQWQPEGASYYNGELIVQPEQRWTQEEQLELIELHPMFTGKCPQCGYEFNRDWSARVHWDCPECGWMDDTV; the protein is encoded by the coding sequence ATGCCAAAAATCAAAGAGTGCGATCGCTGTTTATTCTGCGCTCATGACCCCTACATTGTCTGTGCTGTCCATCCAGGAGGGCCAGCTAGTGACACCTGCCTTGATTTTCGAGAAGACCCCGAACTAGAAGGTAAGCAGTTCGTGGACTTTTTAGGTATTGGTGAGAGCAATGAGCAAGACCAATGGCAACCAGAAGGTGCAAGCTACTATAACGGTGAGTTGATTGTGCAACCCGAACAACGCTGGACACAGGAGGAGCAATTGGAACTAATTGAATTGCATCCCATGTTTACTGGCAAGTGTCCCCAATGCGGCTATGAGTTTAACCGGGACTGGTCAGCACGGGTGCATTGGGACTGCCCGGAATGCGGGTGGATGGATGATACTGTGTGA
- a CDS encoding tyrosine-type recombinase/integrase — MDLAPVEAVGHTQLSAAIEQLTPEQLAFIQATVDAVVRATTPPKITGASNTSELFSSWLGSRESPQTERAYRNDVMHFVQYKLGTNYPDLDDLNLHEVTKEDVDGYKNYLLKKETQGEIARASVRRRLASLKSFLRYGCDVGYLRTNSAMLLKVPAERKKIKERTLSETEIEMMSDAALLAVAQAKTVHKKILAQRNQLVFELLYCGGFRVGEVSTLTWSAIHLNQSGLPYIKVVGKGDKERDVLLPTELYQYLLSNRQRPKDKTEPIFISQKTNEPIGERHIRRIIKSIAQAAGLSRIPSPHWLRHSHATHAAKTTPIHVITKTLGHSSGKITIDNYLHAGEDEASSLHLKRYRS, encoded by the coding sequence ATGGACTTGGCACCAGTCGAGGCAGTAGGGCATACCCAACTAAGCGCTGCCATAGAGCAGTTAACACCAGAGCAATTAGCTTTTATTCAGGCTACAGTTGATGCTGTTGTACGAGCGACGACTCCGCCAAAAATTACTGGAGCATCAAACACAAGTGAATTATTTTCTAGTTGGTTAGGTTCTCGTGAATCACCACAAACTGAGCGAGCGTACCGCAACGACGTGATGCATTTTGTGCAGTACAAATTGGGTACAAATTACCCCGACCTTGACGATTTAAATTTGCACGAAGTTACCAAAGAAGATGTAGATGGATATAAAAATTATTTGCTAAAGAAAGAAACTCAAGGAGAAATTGCCCGTGCAAGTGTGAGGCGGCGCTTGGCTTCACTCAAAAGTTTTTTGCGCTATGGGTGTGATGTTGGGTATCTGCGGACTAATAGTGCAATGCTCCTCAAAGTTCCGGCTGAACGTAAAAAAATTAAGGAACGCACGCTGAGTGAAACTGAAATTGAAATGATGAGCGATGCAGCACTACTTGCAGTAGCTCAAGCGAAAACAGTACATAAAAAAATTCTGGCTCAACGCAACCAACTAGTATTTGAACTGCTTTATTGTGGTGGATTTCGAGTTGGGGAAGTTTCCACACTGACTTGGAGTGCTATTCATCTTAACCAATCGGGATTACCTTATATAAAAGTAGTGGGGAAAGGTGATAAAGAACGCGACGTACTACTTCCCACCGAACTTTACCAATATTTATTGAGCAATCGACAGCGCCCCAAAGATAAAACCGAACCCATATTTATTAGTCAAAAAACCAACGAGCCAATAGGTGAGCGTCATATCCGCCGCATTATTAAATCAATAGCCCAGGCTGCTGGATTATCGCGCATTCCTTCCCCCCACTGGTTGCGGCACTCTCATGCTACACACGCCGCTAAAACTACCCCGATTCACGTGATTACCAAAACACTAGGACATTCCAGCGGCAAAATTACTATTGATAACTATCTACACGCAGGAGAAGATGAAGCGAGTTCTCTTCATCTCAAACGCTACCGTAGTTGA
- a CDS encoding ATP-binding protein: MKTLPIITVLGVVSSLVSAFYLGQIDELSFDRVTIQFCPQTANINQPNARESQGKLDLKYCRYRHRLLKEVWESEQYKAAISLSKESFSVQEFNGDNSGGIWLLLAPFLAGSAYLAWSNKCQIDYDKKFKLLEDLKSSYKLATVSARNEREFKATAINQRWDTQRVKAGQISIDAMQDILRRQGEIQDRTHVSTLKQFDLNDSQADKQIAENQLVVAEANKKRDKLSKTNHTEDNTNQKQTNESLKDSLIDALKNHEDGWLWNIIKAAKPLWIIGEQGTGKTNTSVSIGLIRKYCLGIPVFRIADRHLNGANSKVWNLLEAQNKADNNSAIIEVLQDTYERRLERIALDLDDKQAEQFLLDEFTHLRDIDEETITKFIKSTFSDTRKAKERFIGVTHLGTNAAFGDGTAAMRKAGSILIEKFTADGEKPLSRVVVKHGLVDSQGNKLEDVEYTLPTWFEAFTIYNHFHNKAIDFN; this comes from the coding sequence ATGAAAACTTTACCTATTATTACGGTGTTGGGGGTGGTCAGTTCATTAGTATCAGCATTTTATTTAGGTCAGATAGATGAATTAAGTTTTGACCGAGTAACTATACAGTTTTGTCCTCAAACTGCAAACATCAACCAGCCAAACGCCAGAGAATCACAAGGGAAGCTAGATTTAAAATACTGTCGATATCGTCATAGGTTATTAAAAGAAGTATGGGAAAGCGAACAGTATAAAGCAGCCATTTCACTATCTAAAGAATCATTCTCTGTTCAAGAATTTAACGGTGATAATTCAGGGGGAATTTGGCTTTTACTGGCTCCTTTTCTAGCTGGTAGCGCATATTTAGCATGGTCAAATAAGTGTCAAATTGATTATGATAAAAAATTTAAGTTACTTGAAGACTTAAAAAGCTCTTACAAACTGGCTACTGTATCAGCTAGGAATGAGAGAGAGTTTAAAGCTACTGCTATTAATCAGAGATGGGATACTCAAAGGGTTAAAGCTGGTCAAATTTCAATTGATGCTATGCAAGATATATTGAGGCGGCAAGGTGAAATTCAAGACCGCACTCACGTTTCTACATTAAAACAATTCGATTTAAATGATAGTCAAGCAGATAAACAAATTGCCGAGAATCAATTAGTAGTTGCAGAAGCCAATAAGAAAAGGGATAAACTATCTAAAACTAATCATACCGAAGATAATACCAATCAAAAACAAACAAATGAATCATTAAAAGATAGTTTAATTGATGCTCTCAAAAATCATGAGGATGGCTGGCTCTGGAATATCATTAAAGCAGCCAAGCCCCTATGGATAATTGGGGAACAGGGAACAGGTAAAACTAATACATCCGTATCTATTGGGTTGATTCGTAAATACTGTTTAGGCATTCCAGTTTTTAGAATTGCTGACCGCCACTTAAACGGAGCTAATAGCAAGGTTTGGAACCTGCTAGAAGCGCAGAATAAGGCTGATAATAATTCAGCTATTATTGAGGTTTTGCAAGATACCTATGAGCGTAGATTAGAGCGTATTGCATTAGATTTAGATGATAAACAAGCAGAACAATTTTTATTAGATGAATTTACTCACCTTCGAGATATTGATGAGGAAACTATAACCAAATTTATTAAATCAACATTCAGTGATACTAGAAAAGCCAAAGAAAGATTTATTGGTGTAACCCATCTTGGAACTAATGCAGCTTTTGGGGATGGTACAGCAGCCATGAGAAAGGCTGGCAGTATCCTGATTGAGAAATTTACAGCAGATGGTGAGAAACCATTGTCTAGAGTAGTTGTTAAACATGGATTGGTTGATAGCCAAGGAAATAAACTAGAAGATGTAGAATATACATTACCAACATGGTTTGAGGCTTTTACGATTTACAATCACTTCCACAATAAAGCTATTGACTTTAATTAA
- a CDS encoding DUF1269 domain-containing protein: protein MSELVVVNFDDKYKADEVLLELLKLEQEYLADLEDAVVITKNGQGKIRVKPYHDLVKPGDLSNELWGGIISATFFHRFLTIKESVFDSNFLTEVEESLKPNSSSLFVLIHYANPEKIIAEFHRFEGKLIRTTLSKDQIENLQKTYQKA from the coding sequence ATGAGTGAATTAGTTGTAGTCAACTTTGATGACAAATACAAAGCAGATGAAGTGCTTCTAGAATTGCTGAAACTTGAACAAGAGTATTTAGCTGACTTGGAAGATGCAGTTGTGATCACCAAAAACGGACAGGGTAAGATTAGGGTTAAACCGTATCATGATTTAGTCAAACCCGGTGATCTAAGCAATGAACTTTGGGGTGGAATCATTAGCGCCACTTTCTTTCACCGCTTTCTGACAATTAAAGAGAGCGTGTTTGATAGTAATTTCTTAACCGAAGTTGAAGAATCTTTAAAGCCAAATTCCTCATCTTTGTTTGTCCTGATTCATTATGCTAATCCAGAAAAAATAATTGCAGAATTTCATCGGTTTGAAGGAAAGTTAATTAGAACAACTCTGTCTAAAGATCAAATAGAGAATCTACAAAAAACTTACCAAAAAGCCTAA
- a CDS encoding DUF1993 family protein, which yields MTISMYQASVPVCIRALNNLVGILEKGATYAETKKIDPSVLINSRLFPDMFPLSKQVQIASDIANRGAARLAGIEAPKFEDNETTFPQLIERIQKTISHLNTFKPEQIDGSEERVITLHMPDNTLSFQGMPFLLYFVLPNLYFHVTTAYDILRHCGVEVGKKDFLGQP from the coding sequence ATGACCATTTCAATGTATCAAGCTTCAGTACCAGTGTGTATTCGCGCGTTGAATAACCTTGTAGGTATTCTTGAAAAAGGTGCTACCTATGCAGAAACTAAAAAAATAGACCCTTCTGTGTTGATCAATAGTCGTCTATTCCCAGATATGTTTCCATTATCAAAACAAGTACAAATTGCCTCTGACATAGCAAACAGAGGTGCCGCACGATTAGCAGGGATAGAAGCACCCAAGTTTGAGGACAATGAAACTACATTCCCTCAACTTATTGAGCGCATTCAGAAAACTATCTCTCATTTAAATACATTTAAACCTGAGCAAATTGACGGTTCGGAGGAGAGAGTAATTACCTTACATATGCCTGACAACACTCTATCTTTTCAAGGAATGCCATTTCTCCTATATTTTGTTTTACCAAACCTTTATTTCCATGTCACAACAGCATATGACATTCTCAGACACTGCGGTGTAGAAGTTGGCAAAAAAGACTTCCTCGGTCAGCCTTAA
- a CDS encoding S1/P1 nuclease: MLRNWRLLSGVRKRYFHAIAIILVLRSENLSMRKLSFFVTLLVALLWQHPAFAWNKAGHMVSGAIAYSDLKQNHQQVIEKVAAILKEHPEYSKFEQQWNSLKQSNISAENKNLYLFMWAAKWPDEARGDKNFNHETWHYINFPYDPSSSSNSIPKETPGEENILYAFKKNIDIVQSNAANSEKAIAICWLFHLIGDVHQPLHTTKLITSQYPEPEGDRGGTRFYIKVKPDSQTISLHKFWDDLILGYENFQTVRNTATKLRNTYQRSKLSELKETQFDNWAKVESFNIAKQKAYLNGKLSGSADKNDGKLLPQNYASTTKPIAERRMSLAGYRLADVLNKLFGQR; this comes from the coding sequence GTGCTAAGAAACTGGCGATTATTGTCAGGAGTAAGAAAGCGCTACTTTCATGCGATCGCAATTATTTTAGTACTGAGGAGTGAGAATTTATCTATGCGTAAGTTGTCTTTTTTTGTAACTTTGTTAGTTGCCTTGTTGTGGCAGCATCCTGCTTTTGCGTGGAATAAAGCTGGTCACATGGTTTCAGGAGCAATTGCCTACAGTGACCTCAAACAGAATCATCAACAAGTAATTGAAAAAGTTGCTGCCATTTTGAAAGAACACCCTGAATACTCTAAATTTGAGCAGCAGTGGAATTCCCTTAAACAATCTAATATTTCTGCTGAGAATAAAAATTTGTACTTATTCATGTGGGCTGCAAAATGGCCTGATGAAGCTCGTGGCGACAAAAATTTTAATCATGAAACCTGGCACTACATCAATTTTCCGTATGACCCTAGTAGTTCCTCAAATTCAATTCCTAAAGAAACTCCAGGTGAAGAAAATATTCTCTATGCTTTTAAAAAAAATATTGATATTGTTCAAAGTAATGCCGCTAACAGCGAAAAAGCTATTGCTATATGTTGGCTATTCCATCTAATAGGAGACGTGCATCAACCATTGCACACAACTAAACTGATAACTAGTCAATATCCTGAGCCAGAAGGTGATAGAGGAGGCACCCGTTTTTACATTAAAGTTAAACCAGATAGCCAAACAATTAGTTTGCATAAATTCTGGGATGACCTCATACTGGGATATGAAAATTTTCAAACTGTTCGCAACACTGCAACTAAATTAAGAAATACCTATCAACGCAGTAAATTGTCAGAGTTAAAAGAAACTCAATTTGATAATTGGGCAAAAGTAGAAAGTTTTAATATCGCTAAACAAAAAGCATATCTGAATGGCAAACTTTCAGGTAGCGCTGATAAAAATGATGGAAAGCTTTTACCACAAAATTATGCCTCTACCACTAAACCAATTGCAGAACGTCGAATGAGCTTGGCAGGCTACCGATTAGCTGATGTACTGAATAAGTTGTTTGGACAGCGATAA
- a CDS encoding DNA/RNA non-specific endonuclease: MLLNFWRKVYRNGWLTGVVIILLITFNTLFSAKGVTTVEGFETGSKGSYAVADVTLATGVWNLDDALIGNLTTDAKNGVQSARIRNSGKVSMKFDRTTGVGTVSIQHAKFGSDASTTWQLWCSSNSGSSWLQIGSTVTTSSTTLQTATFTPNISGTSRCEVRKTDGTTNRTNIDDITITDYGTSGSGGSTSVHLTMGNPSGAGTSNLNNYLLDKAQYAVGYNCSLGRSNWVSWQLNNSWLGSTPRQDDFRGDTTLPAGCYQVQATDFSGSGFDRGHMTPSGDRTSTVAVNSSTFLMSNMIAQAPDNNQGIWANLENYARTLVGQGKELYIISGGYGTGGTGSNGFFNTIASGKVTVPNRTWKIIVVLDTPGSGVSGVTTSTRVIAVNIPNTQGVRNADWRNYRVSVDSLESLTGFDFLSQVSTSIQSVIEAQVDNL, from the coding sequence ATGTTACTTAATTTTTGGCGCAAAGTTTATCGTAATGGGTGGTTGACAGGAGTAGTAATAATTTTACTAATTACCTTCAACACACTATTTAGTGCAAAAGGTGTAACGACTGTTGAAGGTTTTGAAACTGGCTCAAAAGGCAGTTATGCTGTTGCTGATGTCACCCTTGCTACAGGTGTGTGGAATTTGGATGATGCCTTAATTGGTAATCTGACAACTGATGCTAAAAACGGCGTACAATCTGCACGTATTCGTAACAGTGGTAAAGTCTCAATGAAATTTGACCGCACTACTGGTGTTGGTACAGTTAGCATTCAACATGCAAAGTTTGGTTCTGATGCTAGTACAACTTGGCAGTTGTGGTGTTCAAGTAATAGCGGTAGTTCATGGTTACAGATAGGTTCAACAGTCACAACCAGTTCTACAACTTTACAGACGGCTACTTTTACGCCTAATATCTCTGGCACATCTCGCTGTGAAGTTCGCAAAACTGATGGAACCACAAATAGAACCAACATCGATGATATTACAATCACTGATTATGGTACTTCTGGTAGCGGCGGTAGTACAAGTGTACATCTGACAATGGGTAATCCCAGTGGTGCTGGAACTTCCAATCTGAATAATTATTTGCTTGATAAAGCACAGTATGCAGTTGGGTACAACTGTTCATTAGGAAGATCTAACTGGGTATCTTGGCAGTTAAACAATAGTTGGCTAGGAAGCACTCCCCGCCAAGATGACTTTCGTGGTGATACTACTTTACCCGCAGGTTGCTATCAAGTCCAAGCTACTGATTTTAGTGGTAGCGGATTTGATAGAGGACACATGACCCCTTCAGGCGATCGGACTAGTACAGTTGCTGTTAACTCCAGTACCTTCTTGATGTCGAACATGATTGCTCAAGCACCTGATAACAATCAAGGGATTTGGGCTAACTTAGAAAATTACGCTAGAACTCTAGTAGGACAGGGTAAAGAACTTTACATCATATCTGGTGGATATGGAACAGGCGGGACAGGAAGCAATGGATTCTTCAATACTATTGCTAGTGGTAAGGTGACAGTTCCCAATCGCACTTGGAAAATTATTGTTGTCCTAGATACTCCTGGATCTGGAGTATCTGGTGTCACAACATCTACAAGAGTCATTGCGGTTAATATTCCTAATACCCAAGGTGTTCGGAATGCTGATTGGAGAAATTACCGAGTTAGCGTAGATTCACTTGAATCTCTAACCGGATTCGATTTCTTATCACAAGTTTCAACATCTATTCAGTCTGTAATAGAGGCGCAAGTCGATAATTTGTAA
- a CDS encoding nuclease A inhibitor family protein: protein MTKTDSEILEHLRLASDGLLMMSESDYPLEAFLWETTAPATTQKVVQQTNHSQDTSVQVITVDDFFRVATTTQDWHGEEEKAMVAKFQELVQTVKSSLKNPQVYRLGEIEIDVYVVGETPAGNLGGLNTKVVET from the coding sequence ATGACTAAAACTGATTCCGAAATTCTAGAACACCTTAGACTTGCATCTGACGGCTTACTTATGATGAGCGAGTCTGATTATCCCTTAGAAGCATTTTTGTGGGAGACTACCGCACCCGCGACAACCCAAAAAGTTGTACAACAGACAAATCACTCCCAAGATACATCCGTCCAAGTCATCACAGTTGATGATTTTTTTAGAGTAGCGACCACCACCCAAGATTGGCATGGAGAAGAAGAAAAGGCTATGGTTGCTAAATTCCAAGAGCTTGTGCAAACAGTTAAATCAAGCTTAAAAAACCCACAGGTGTATCGCCTTGGAGAAATTGAGATTGATGTTTATGTTGTTGGTGAAACCCCTGCGGGTAATTTGGGTGGACTTAATACTAAAGTTGTAGAAACTTGA
- a CDS encoding DUF1345 domain-containing protein, giving the protein MNQNMRFFSQKLLKNFDTRPRVLISLGISLLVSALLPHQLHLPTRILCAWNFGSGCFLALTLSKMVRATPEKMRRYAQHEYEGRLGIFIITIAAACASVLAIGFLLNDKKGISPTLLALHVILSVLTIVGSWLLVHTLFALQYAYSYYHNTSDHLGEHEAGGLDFPDDRDPDYWDFLYFSFVIGMTSQVSDVQTTSRYMRRLALIHGVLSFFFNTSILAMSINIIASLI; this is encoded by the coding sequence TTGAACCAGAATATGCGCTTTTTCTCACAGAAGTTATTGAAAAACTTTGACACGCGACCTCGAGTGCTGATTTCGTTGGGAATTTCTTTGCTAGTTTCAGCACTACTTCCACATCAGCTACATTTACCTACCCGAATTCTCTGTGCTTGGAATTTTGGTAGTGGCTGTTTCTTAGCCTTGACTTTATCGAAAATGGTGAGAGCAACTCCAGAAAAAATGCGTCGTTATGCCCAGCATGAGTACGAAGGTCGTTTGGGGATTTTCATCATTACTATTGCTGCCGCCTGTGCTAGTGTCTTAGCTATTGGATTCTTGCTCAATGATAAAAAAGGAATCTCACCAACTCTACTAGCGCTACATGTAATACTTTCGGTACTCACAATTGTAGGATCTTGGTTATTAGTGCATACGCTCTTTGCACTGCAATATGCATATAGTTATTATCACAATACTAGCGATCATCTAGGTGAGCATGAAGCTGGAGGATTAGATTTTCCTGATGACCGCGACCCAGATTACTGGGACTTTTTATATTTTTCTTTTGTGATTGGGATGACTAGCCAAGTTTCAGATGTTCAAACAACATCACGTTATATGAGGCGCTTGGCTTTAATACATGGAGTATTATCCTTCTTTTTCAACACTAGTATTCTGGCTATGAGTATCAATATCATTGCCTCGCTGATTTAA
- a CDS encoding DNA/RNA non-specific endonuclease gives MLHIARFSNVAATLLLITLMGCSSALTQTPTLKPPQTSPHLILGNPSGAVNSTTNPDNYLILRPQYALSYNRDKGIPNWTAWQLNKNWLGSLPRPGFTPDTSLPNGWYQVTPNDYNGSGFDRGHMVPAADRNKTQDNSKAVFLMSNIIPQAPDNNQGPWEKLESYSRELAKQGKELYIYAGSSGSGGTGKNGASTTIANGKVAVPARTWKIIVVLDKPGLGLNGITASTRVIAVDMPNKQGIKNDNWTKYRTSVKKLEQLTGYDFLSNVSPNIQASIESKVDNQ, from the coding sequence ATGCTTCATATCGCTCGCTTTAGCAATGTAGCTGCTACCCTGTTACTAATTACATTGATGGGCTGCTCATCAGCACTAACCCAAACTCCTACGCTAAAGCCGCCACAAACAAGCCCTCACTTAATATTGGGAAATCCTAGCGGTGCTGTTAATAGCACTACCAATCCTGATAACTATTTAATACTAAGACCGCAGTATGCGCTGTCTTACAACAGAGATAAAGGAATTCCCAATTGGACAGCTTGGCAGCTAAATAAAAATTGGTTAGGAAGTTTACCCCGTCCAGGATTTACACCTGATACATCGCTACCCAATGGTTGGTATCAAGTCACGCCGAATGACTACAATGGCAGCGGATTTGATCGGGGGCACATGGTTCCGGCTGCCGATAGAAACAAAACACAAGACAACAGTAAAGCAGTATTTTTGATGTCAAACATCATTCCACAGGCTCCAGATAACAATCAGGGGCCGTGGGAAAAGCTAGAAAGCTACAGTCGAGAACTGGCCAAGCAAGGTAAGGAACTATATATCTATGCAGGTAGTTCTGGCAGTGGGGGAACTGGTAAAAACGGAGCAAGCACCACAATTGCTAATGGCAAGGTGGCTGTACCAGCAAGAACTTGGAAGATTATTGTTGTTTTGGATAAACCTGGATTGGGGTTGAATGGGATTACTGCTAGCACCCGCGTAATTGCTGTTGATATGCCTAATAAACAAGGCATCAAAAACGATAATTGGACTAAATATAGAACCTCTGTTAAGAAATTAGAACAACTCACAGGCTATGATTTTCTCTCGAATGTTTCTCCAAATATTCAAGCAAGTATTGAGAGTAAAGTTGATAACCAGTAA
- a CDS encoding EVE domain-containing protein, with protein MNYWLMKSEPEVFSITDLQQQSETIWDGVRNYQARNFLRQMQPGDLAFFYHSNTNPPGIAGLMRVVKTGIADPTQFDPNSIYYDSKSSIESPRWQTVVVEFVETFSHPILLSTLKEEFSPEELMVVRTGNRLSVMPVSLAVANKILAMRFSSLV; from the coding sequence ATGAATTATTGGTTAATGAAGTCAGAACCAGAAGTATTTAGCATCACTGACCTACAACAGCAGAGTGAAACTATCTGGGACGGTGTTCGCAATTATCAAGCTCGTAACTTTCTGCGCCAAATGCAGCCAGGAGATTTAGCGTTTTTCTATCACTCTAATACTAATCCTCCTGGTATTGCTGGATTAATGCGTGTAGTAAAAACAGGTATTGCTGACCCAACTCAGTTTGACCCAAATAGTATTTACTACGACTCGAAATCAAGTATTGAATCTCCGCGTTGGCAAACAGTTGTAGTAGAATTCGTGGAAACTTTTTCTCACCCTATCTTGTTGTCAACGCTCAAAGAGGAATTTAGCCCAGAAGAACTTATGGTGGTGAGAACAGGAAATCGATTATCGGTGATGCCTGTCTCATTAGCAGTGGCTAACAAGATTCTGGCGATGAGGTTTTCATCACTGGTATAA